A part of Aegilops tauschii subsp. strangulata cultivar AL8/78 chromosome 2, Aet v6.0, whole genome shotgun sequence genomic DNA contains:
- the LOC109739626 gene encoding pathogenesis-related protein PRMS-like codes for MSMSTFVCAAAVLLLALVSPSPASASIPSTSNNGVAVAAPSVPTATQFLQAHNDARRDVGVAPLTWNSTLEQDAQRYADRLSIGCKLEPLDIELIYLQNTYNGSGYQDGAAVTASWVNGRRWYDYRSNACAPGHECGAYKLVVCSSAQELGCARRTCRSSPDTVAVCSYFPDCDYNDRPY; via the coding sequence ATGAGCATGTCTACTTTCGtctgcgccgccgccgtcctgCTGCTTGCACTGGTCTCACCATCGCCGGCATCAGCCAGCATCCCCAGCACTAGCAACAATGGCGTCGCCGTAGCGGCCCCTAGCGTGCCCACGGCGACGCAGTTCCTGCAGGCGCACAACGACGCGCGCCGCGATGTCGGCGTGGCACCCCTGACGTGGAACTCGACGCTGGAGCAGGACGCCCAGCGGTACGCGGACCGGCTCAGCATCGGCTGCAAGCTGGAGCCACTAGACATCGAGCTGATCTACCTGCAGAACACCTACAACGGCAGCGGTTACCAAGATGGCGCCGCCGTCACCGCCTCGTGGGTGAACGGGCGGCGGTGGTACGACTACCGCTCTAACGCATGCGCGCCCGGCCACGAGTGCGGGGCCTACAAGCTGGTGGTGTGCAGCAGCGCGCAAGAGCTGGGCTGCGCCCGCCGCACCTGCCGGAGCAGCCCGGACACCGTGGCTGTCTGCAGCTACTTCCCTGACTGCGACTACAACGACCGGCCATACTGA
- the LOC109756952 gene encoding glucan endo-1,3-beta-glucosidase, which translates to MHAPMLILLLSSIAAADAAGIGVTYGRRATSLPPPADVARFLARGTVLDRVRLLNADPLALRAFAGMGLAVDVTVPNALVPRVADSVAFARQWVRDSVAPHAAAGTNVSRILVGRDVISQANRTLLLCLVPAMQNLHAALLATSLHRRIKVSAAHSLGVLAVSTPPSAARFREGYDAAVVKPLLGFLRATGAPFMVNAYPFYGLTSDAELDFALFRVGAEGVTDAGTGLVYTNALDAQLDAVHSAMKRLGFGDVDVVVAETGWPWAGEDWEIGAGVDHAGDYNRNAIRHLGSGVGTPLMPNRTFEVSIFSLFDENLKPGPMSEHHFGLFHADMTPIYDAGILTAPESVGPVSAKVTPAAPAPAPDAGAADSGGRQWCVPTPAADAAVLQENIDFVCGGGMDCGPIRPGGRCYEPDTVQAHAAYAMNLYFRSNGQHAFDCDFGRTGVVTTVDPSFGSCNFT; encoded by the exons ATGCACGCGCCGATGTTGATCCTCCTGCTGTCGTCGATCGCCGCGGCGGACGCGGCCGGCATCGGCGTCACCTACGGCAGGCGAGCGACGAGCCTCCCGCCGCCGGCGGACGTCGCGCGGTTCCTCGCCCGCGGCACCGTCCTCGACCGCGTGAGGCTCCTGAACGCCGACCCGCTCGCGCTGCGTGCCTTCGCCGGCATGGGCCTTGCCGTGGACGTCACCGTCCCGAACGCCCTCGTGCCGCGCGTCGCCGACAGCGTCGCCTTCGCAAGGCAGTGGGTGCGCGACAGCGTCGCGCCCCACGCAGCGGCCGGGACCAACGTGTCGCGGATCCTCGTGGGCCGCGACGTCATCTCGCAGGCCAACCGGACGCTGCTGCTCTGCCTCGTGCCGGCCATGCAGAACCTGCACGCGGCGCTGCTCGCCACGTCGCTGCACCGGCGGATCAAGGTCTCCGCCGCGCACTCCCTCGGCGTCCTGGCCGTGTCCacgccgccgtccgccgcgcgGTTCCGCGAGGGGTACGACGCCGCCGTCGTCAAGCCGCTCCTCGGCTTCCTGCGCGCGACGGGCGCGCCGTTCATGGTGAACGCGTACCCGTTCTACGGCCTCACCAGCGACGCCGAGCTCGACTTCGCGCTGTTCAGGGTGGGCGCCGAAGGCGTCACGGACGCCGGCACCGGGCTGGTGTACACCAACGCGCTGGACGCGCAGCTCGACGCCGTGCACTCGGCGATGAAGCGGCTCGGCTTCGGCGACGTCGACGTTGTCGTGGCcgagacagggtggccgtgggCTGGGGAGGACTGGGAGATCGGCGCCGGCGTTGACCACGCCGGGGACTACAACAGGAACGCCATCCGCCACCTCGGGTCCGGCGTGGGCACGCCGCTCATGCCGAACCGCACCTTCGAGGTCTCCATCTTCTCCCTCTTCGACGAGAACCTCAAGCCCGGCCCGATGTCCGAGCATCACTTCGGCCTGTTCCACGCCGACATGACGCCGATCTACGACGCCGGCATCCTCACCGCTCCGGAG TCCGTTGGGCCGGTGAGCGCCAAGGTAACAccggcggcgccggcgccggcgccagACGCGGGAGCGGCGGACTCGGGCGGGCGGCAGTGGTGCGTGCCGACGCCAGCGGCGGACGCGGCGGTGCTGCAGGAGAACATCGACTTCGTGTGCGGAGGGGGCATGGACTGTGGTCCGATACGGCCGGGCGGGCGCTGCTACGAGCCGGACACGGTGCAGGCCCACGCGGCGTACGCCATGAACCTCTATTTTCGGAGCAATGGGCAGCATGCGTTCGACTGCGATTTCGGTCGCACCGGCGTCGTTACCACTGTTGACCCAA GTTTTGGAAGTTGCAACTTTACATAA
- the LOC109739627 gene encoding pathogenesis-related protein PRMS-like gives MSMSPSVCLAILLLALASPSPASANIPSTSNNGVAVVTPSVPTATQFLQSHNDARRDVGVAPLTWNSTLEQDAQRYADRLSIGCKLEPLDIELIYLQNTYNGSGYQDGAAVTASWVNGRRWYDYRANACAPGHECGAYKLVVCSSAQELGCARRTCRSSPDTVAVCSYFPDCDYNDRPY, from the coding sequence ATGAGCATGTCTCCTTCCGTCTGCCTCGCCATCTTGTTACTTGCACTGGCCTCGCCGTCGCCGGCATCAGCCAACATCCCCAGCACTAGCAACAATGGCGTCGCCGTCGTGACCCCTAGCGTGCCCACGGCGACCCAGTTCCTGCAGTCGCACAACGACGCGCGCCGCGATGTCGGCGTGGCACCCCTGACGTGGAACTCGACGCTGGAGCAGGACGCCCAGCGGTACGCGGACCGGCTCAGCATCGGCTGCAAGCTGGAGCCACTAGACATCGAGCTGATCTACCTGCAGAACACCTACAACGGCAGCGGTTACCAAGATGGCGCCGCCGTCACCGCCTCGTGGGTGAACGGGCGGCGGTGGTACGACTACCGCGCTAACGCATGCGCGCCCGGCCACGAATGCGGGGCCTACAAGCTGGTGGTGTGCAGCAGCGCGCAAGAGCTCGGCTGCGCCCGCCGCACCTGCCGGAGCAGCCCGGACACCGTGGCTGTTTGCAGCTACTTCCCTGACTGCGACTACAACGACCGGCCATACTGA